One genomic window of Microbacterium sp. BH-3-3-3 includes the following:
- the paaK gene encoding phenylacetate--CoA ligase PaaK: MTMTVPSRPDFLASVDPTGIPLESLRALQLERLQWTVRHAYDNVEMYRRKFDAAGVRPDDIRTLDDIRLLPFTTKADLRETYPFGMFAVPMAEVRRIHASSGTTGRPTVVGYTAGDLDRWADLVARSLSAAGIRAGDRVHNAYGYGLFTGGLGAHAGIERLGATVIPMSGGQTARQAQLIQDFAPDAILCTPSYLLTIADALESAGVDPRSTSLRVAVLGAEPWTNEMRREIERRLDVVAVDIYGLSEVMGPGVASESALTKDGPHVWEDHFLPETIDGESGAPVADGELGELVFTSLTKEAFPVIRYRTRDLTRLKPGTAFPSMRRIEKITGRNDDMIILRGVNLFPTQIEEIVMGIETLTPHFVLELRREGRMDAMTVRIERHPALQREVCEAAGVVLQQRIKVLIGTSVDVNVEEPGALPRSEGKYKRVYDLR; this comes from the coding sequence ATGACCATGACCGTTCCCTCGCGCCCCGACTTCCTGGCATCCGTCGATCCCACCGGCATCCCGCTCGAGAGCCTGCGCGCGCTGCAGCTCGAGCGCCTGCAGTGGACCGTGCGGCACGCCTACGACAACGTCGAGATGTACCGCCGCAAATTCGACGCCGCGGGCGTGCGCCCCGACGACATCCGTACCCTCGACGACATTCGGCTGTTGCCGTTCACGACCAAGGCCGACCTGCGCGAGACCTACCCCTTCGGCATGTTCGCCGTGCCGATGGCCGAGGTGCGCCGCATCCACGCCTCGTCGGGCACGACCGGGCGCCCCACCGTGGTGGGCTACACCGCGGGTGACCTGGATCGCTGGGCCGATCTCGTCGCGCGCTCGCTGAGCGCCGCGGGCATCCGCGCGGGCGATCGCGTGCACAACGCCTACGGGTACGGCCTGTTCACCGGAGGGCTGGGTGCCCACGCGGGAATCGAGCGGCTCGGGGCGACCGTCATCCCGATGTCGGGTGGGCAGACCGCGCGCCAGGCGCAGCTCATCCAGGATTTCGCGCCCGACGCCATCCTCTGCACGCCGAGCTACCTGCTCACCATCGCCGACGCGCTGGAGTCCGCCGGCGTCGACCCGCGGTCCACGTCGCTGCGCGTCGCCGTGCTCGGCGCCGAACCCTGGACCAACGAGATGCGCCGGGAGATCGAGCGGCGCCTCGACGTCGTCGCCGTCGACATCTACGGCCTGAGCGAGGTGATGGGCCCGGGGGTGGCCAGCGAGAGCGCGCTCACCAAAGACGGCCCCCACGTGTGGGAGGACCACTTCCTGCCCGAGACGATCGACGGCGAGAGCGGCGCCCCGGTGGCCGACGGAGAACTCGGCGAACTGGTGTTCACCTCGCTCACCAAAGAGGCGTTCCCGGTCATCCGCTACCGCACCCGCGACCTCACCCGCTTGAAGCCGGGCACGGCGTTCCCGTCGATGCGACGCATCGAGAAGATCACCGGTCGCAACGACGACATGATCATCCTGCGCGGGGTGAATCTCTTCCCGACCCAGATCGAGGAGATCGTGATGGGCATCGAGACGCTCACCCCGCACTTCGTGCTCGAGCTGCGTCGAGAAGGACGAATGGATGCCATGACCGTCCGCATCGAACGGCACCCCGCCCTGCAGCGAGAGGTCTGCGAGGCCGCCGGTGTCGTGCTGCAGCAGCGGATCAAGGTGCTCATCGGCACGAGCGTCGACGTGAACGTCGAGGAGCCGGGTGCCCTGCCGCGCAGCGAGGGCAAGTACAAGCGGGTGTACGACCTGCGGTGA